In Erigeron canadensis isolate Cc75 chromosome 6, C_canadensis_v1, whole genome shotgun sequence, the following are encoded in one genomic region:
- the LOC122604853 gene encoding monocopper oxidase-like protein SKS1, whose amino-acid sequence MAFVGHCLCIIYYVTFTTLLPLLVNADDIFLEWQVNIDTTIRPISVDQPVITINGMFPGPLINATTNDIIHVNVFNNMDEPLLITWNGIQQRLNSWQDGVSGTNCPIQPGVNWTYVFFLKDQIGTFSYFPSINFHKAGGAFGPIRVNNRVVIPTPFLKPHGEFDLLIGDWYEESFKDIRSLLDKSDLYQHPKTMLMNGRSRYPQTNQTFVVKKGETYLIRISNVGTERSINFRIQNHPMLLVETEGSYTSQMMLDSLDIHVGQSYSVLVTTNQPEADYYIVASPKLVDAPDSSSLNGVGVLHYDNATKPVSGPLPAGPDPFDLDFSIIQAKSIRWNLTAGAARPNPQGTFNVSNVTLSQTFILRGSLSNINRSARYTINNVSYWVPNTALKLADYYNNGSGTYQLDAYSANSSNPTAIDGTFVVTGTHNGWLELVFMNNFEVIDTWHLDGFGFYVVGFGVGEWTPDERSMYNLYDPVVRSTAQVYPGGWTAVYAYLDNPGMWNLRSQVLKHWYLGQELYIRVYDPDPNPAKERPPPSNLLFCGSVIPPSPPPAPKPPTPPTPS is encoded by the exons ATGGCTTTCGTTGGCCATTGTTTGTGTATAATCTACTATGTTACTTTTACGACGTTGTTACCCTTGTTGGTTAACGCAGATGACATTTTTCTCGAATGGCAAGTAAATATTGACACGACAATTAGACCTATTTCAGTTGATCAACCG GTCATAACGATCAATGGGATGTTTCCTGGACCTCTGATTAACGCGACTACTAATGATATTATACATGTTAATGTATTCAATAACATGGACGAACCTCTTCTGATCACGTG GAATGGCATACAACAAAGGTTGAATTCATGGCAAGATGGAGTGTCGGGTACAAACTGCCCGATCCAACCCGGTGTTAATTGGACTTATGTGTTCTTTTTGAAAGACCAAATTGGCACATTTTCTTACTTCCCTTCCATCAACTTTCACAAGGCTGGTGGTGCTTTTGGCCCGATTCGAGTCAATAACCGGGTCGTGATACCAACTCCATTTCTTAAACCTCATGGAGAGTTTGACCTTCTTATTGGAGATTGGTATGAAGAGAGTTTTAAG GACATTCGGTCACTTTTGGACAAGTCGGATCTTTACCAACATCCAAAGACAATGCTCATGAATGGACGTAGCCGTTACCCCCAAACAAATCAAAcctttgttgttaaaaaag gtgaaaCATATTTAATAAGGATATCAAACGTTGGAACAGAAAGAAGTATCAATTTCAGGATTCAAAATCATCCAATGCTACTAGTTGAGACAGAAGGGTCATATACGAGCCAAATGATGTTAGATTCACTTGATATACATGTGGGTCAATCTTACTCGGTTTTGGTAACAACTAACCAACCCGAGGCCGACTATTACATAGTGGCAAGCCCAAAATTGGTCGATGCACCAGATTCTAGCAGCCTAAATggtgttggggtgttacattatgATAACGCTACTAAACCTGTCAGTGGCCCATTACCAGCTGGGCCGGACCCATTTGACCTTGACTTTTCAATTATTCAAGCCAAGTCAATCAG GTGGAACTTGACGGCAGGGGCAGCAAGGCCAAACCCACAAGGAACATTCAACGTGTCGAATGTCACTTTATCTCAGACATTTATTCTCCGAGGGTCATTGTCTAACATCAATCGCTCTGCTCGCTACACTATAAACAATGTATCATATTGGGTGCCCAACACCGCTTTAAAACTAGCTGATTACTATAACAATGGCTCAGGAACTTACCAGCTTGATGCATACTCTGCCAATTCATCAAATCCTACTGCTATTGATGGCACTTTTGTCGTTACTGGGACTCACAACGGATGGCTTGAACTTGTGTTTATGAACAACTTTGAAGTTATTGATACTTGGCATTTAGACGGTTTTGGGTTTTACGTTGTAGG GTTTGGCGTTGGAGAGTGGACTCCAGATGAGAGGtcaatgtacaatctttatgATCCAGTTGTTCGTTCAACGGCTCAG GTTTATCCAGGAGGATGGACCGCGGTTTATGCATACCTAGACAACCCTGGAATGTGGAACTTAAGATCGCAAGTATTAAAGCATTGGTACTTAGGCCAAGAGCTCTATATTCGGGTCTATGATCCTGATCCAAATCCGGCTAAAGAACGACCGCCACCATCCAACCTTCTCTTTTGCG GATCCGTCATTCCTCCATCACCTCCACCAGCACCAAAGCCACCAACACCACCAACGCCGTCT